One part of the Nitrospira sp. genome encodes these proteins:
- a CDS encoding MFS transporter, translated as MRSDTSTRQPRWGILALLFAISAVTYMDRVNISVTARQMMPAYGLTDQDMGYVFSAFVFGYALCQIPGGRLGDRWGARVVLACALLWWSLCTVLTAVVATLPLATLVGTVGALVIVRFLLGVGESVALPNFNRAVADWMPPGQRGLGIGIAIGGIGIGAAITPPLASWVMVNYHWQSVFYLSALIGLVVALLWVFCSRDGRKGVVTAETAHAPIPWRKILASRSLWWLVASYSCLGYVAYIYMSWFYLYLVNVRGIDLLRGGWLAAGPFLAILLFCPLGGLITDKLVPKLGLRKARLSIGMIGMTLAGGLIAVGAWVESHTMAIVCLSLGAGWLYFTVGAYWSVTTDLSKTHAGTLSGVMNTGANVGGVISPSLTPWLADHWGWTASLLVAAVIALCGGLMWMKVDPEEGLRE; from the coding sequence GTGAGGTCTGACACCTCGACGAGACAACCGCGCTGGGGCATCCTTGCCTTGCTGTTTGCAATCAGCGCGGTGACCTACATGGACCGGGTCAACATTTCCGTCACGGCCCGGCAGATGATGCCGGCCTATGGTCTCACCGATCAGGACATGGGCTACGTGTTTTCCGCCTTTGTCTTCGGCTACGCGCTCTGCCAAATTCCCGGCGGTCGCCTGGGTGATCGCTGGGGAGCACGTGTGGTGTTGGCCTGTGCCCTCCTCTGGTGGTCGCTCTGTACGGTATTGACTGCCGTGGTCGCCACCCTGCCGTTGGCCACGTTGGTCGGTACCGTGGGCGCATTGGTCATTGTGCGTTTCCTACTCGGCGTGGGCGAGTCGGTGGCCCTGCCGAATTTCAATCGCGCCGTGGCCGATTGGATGCCGCCAGGGCAACGTGGGCTCGGCATCGGCATCGCCATCGGGGGCATCGGCATCGGTGCGGCCATCACGCCTCCCCTCGCCTCCTGGGTCATGGTGAACTATCACTGGCAATCGGTGTTTTATCTTTCGGCCTTGATCGGTCTGGTGGTGGCCTTGTTATGGGTATTCTGCTCGCGGGATGGGCGGAAGGGCGTGGTGACCGCAGAGACCGCTCATGCCCCGATCCCCTGGCGGAAGATTCTCGCCTCACGCTCCCTCTGGTGGCTCGTCGCGAGTTACTCTTGCCTCGGCTACGTGGCCTACATTTATATGAGTTGGTTTTATCTCTACTTGGTGAACGTGCGCGGCATCGACCTGTTGCGTGGCGGGTGGTTGGCGGCCGGACCCTTTCTCGCCATCCTGCTGTTCTGCCCGCTTGGCGGTTTGATCACAGACAAGCTCGTGCCCAAGCTCGGGTTGCGTAAGGCCAGACTGTCAATCGGCATGATCGGGATGACGCTGGCTGGTGGGTTGATTGCGGTCGGCGCCTGGGTGGAGTCGCACACCATGGCGATCGTGTGCCTGTCGCTCGGCGCCGGCTGGCTGTACTTCACCGTCGGCGCCTATTGGAGCGTGACGACCGATCTGTCGAAGACCCACGCGGGCACCTTGTCGGGCGTGATGAATACGGGCGCTAACGTAGGCGGGGTGATTTCGCCGAGCCTCACACCCTGGCTCGCGGATCACTGGGGCTGGACAGCGTCGCTACTGGTCGCTGCGGTGATTGCGCTCTGTGGAGGGCTGATGTGGATGAAGGTCGATCCGGAGGAAGGATTGAGAGAGTGA
- a CDS encoding MBL fold metallo-hydrolase encodes MPDQTVLNVDLADVWEERGRKQYIRTVAWGDEITVVKQAATYLEVSITVFREKPDGSILPESITGYIEPTKSSGIKVADLVRPVLDNKVLKVNFVDVQQGDGMVIESPDGKIILIDGGDNQMFARYLAGRFRNTSADHPKQIDCIVVTHGDADHFAGLSEILKSETNKVTRKRLFMQPQRVYHNGLVKRPTRMNNKDVPDTKLLGPTKTVDGRLYLTGLEENLLGVDDKDMNEPFREWKQTLATYNSRNPISFRRLQLGDNQAFEFFNRTDMRIEVLGPITTQVGGQPALRFLGEPPTGPRIGHDSLNDSDEGFTGHSASHTINGHSIVLRLSYGGFSFLFSGDLNDEASRFLAREHNKGTLNLRSEVFKVPHHGSADFSGAFIQAVSPIVSCVSSGDENARKEYIHPRATLMGALGKWSRVPEPLIFVTELVAFFQTEGPSRLQDEKAAKKRGPFFGFSRTAYGLVKTRTDGHRLFVYTDSGNVQMKEAYAYQLDSSGVPQPAEVNRA; translated from the coding sequence ATGCCTGATCAAACCGTACTCAATGTCGATCTGGCCGATGTGTGGGAAGAGCGAGGGCGCAAACAGTACATCCGCACGGTCGCCTGGGGCGACGAAATCACCGTGGTGAAGCAGGCAGCGACGTACCTCGAAGTGAGCATCACCGTCTTTCGCGAAAAACCCGACGGCAGCATCCTCCCCGAATCCATCACCGGTTACATCGAGCCGACCAAATCGTCCGGCATCAAGGTGGCCGACCTGGTTCGCCCCGTGCTGGACAACAAAGTCTTGAAGGTCAACTTCGTCGATGTCCAGCAAGGCGACGGCATGGTCATCGAATCGCCGGACGGAAAAATCATCCTTATCGACGGCGGCGACAACCAGATGTTCGCGCGCTACCTGGCCGGGCGCTTCCGCAACACCAGCGCCGACCACCCGAAGCAGATCGATTGCATCGTCGTCACCCATGGCGACGCCGATCACTTCGCCGGCTTGAGTGAGATCCTCAAATCCGAAACCAACAAGGTTACACGCAAGCGACTCTTCATGCAGCCACAGCGCGTCTACCACAACGGTCTCGTCAAACGCCCGACCAGAATGAACAACAAAGACGTACCGGACACCAAACTCCTCGGACCGACCAAGACCGTGGACGGACGACTGTACCTCACGGGGCTGGAAGAGAATCTGCTCGGCGTCGACGACAAGGACATGAACGAGCCGTTCAGAGAATGGAAACAGACCCTCGCCACCTACAATAGCCGCAACCCCATTAGTTTCCGCCGTCTGCAGCTCGGCGACAATCAAGCCTTCGAGTTTTTCAACCGGACCGACATGCGCATCGAAGTATTGGGGCCGATCACCACACAGGTGGGAGGCCAACCGGCACTGCGCTTTCTCGGTGAACCGCCGACCGGGCCGCGTATCGGCCATGACTCGCTCAACGACAGCGACGAAGGCTTCACCGGCCATTCCGCCTCCCACACCATCAACGGCCATTCGATCGTGCTCCGCTTGAGCTACGGCGGCTTCAGCTTCCTGTTCTCAGGAGACTTGAACGACGAGGCCAGCCGCTTCCTTGCCCGGGAACATAACAAAGGTACGCTCAATCTGCGCTCGGAAGTGTTCAAGGTGCCGCATCACGGCTCGGCCGATTTCTCCGGCGCCTTCATTCAAGCTGTGTCGCCCATCGTGAGCTGCGTGTCCAGCGGCGACGAAAATGCGCGCAAAGAATACATCCACCCGCGCGCCACCCTCATGGGCGCTCTCGGCAAATGGTCGCGCGTCCCGGAACCACTCATCTTCGTCACCGAACTCGTGGCCTTCTTCCAAACCGAAGGGCCCAGCCGCCTCCAAGACGAGAAGGCCGCCAAGAAGCGGGGACCGTTCTTCGGCTTCAGCCGCACCGCCTACGGCCTCGTCAAGACCCGCACCGACGGCCACCGCCTCTTCGTCTACACCGACAGCGGCAACGTGCAAATGAAAGAGGCCTACGCCTACCAACTGGATAGTTCAGGCGTGCCGCAACCGGCGGAAGTGAATCGGGCGTGA
- a CDS encoding restriction endonuclease subunit S, producing MTAAAWKNRKLGDLLKIKHGYAFKGEFFSDEGNFVLLTPGNFREEGGLKLKGEKEKYYAGEIPEDFVLRKGDLLVAMTDLTQNAPILGSPAFVPESGRFLHNQRLGKVTNIRHDEVVPEFLFYLLNTTAVRGQIKGSASGATVRHTSPARMYDVSVNIPPLPVQRRIAGILSAYDDLIENNQRRIKILEEMARSLYREWFVHFRFPGHDKIKMVSSRLGPIPQGWKIVRVDDVCELVTDGSHSSPKSIKQGLPMASSKDMHEWGLNLEGCRYISRQDFDQLVRNGCKPKKNDVLITKDGANYLKHIFVVREEQELVLLSSIAILRPNEMINPHLLTAILSAQENKDRLKNYVTGAAIPRIILSDFKRFTIVLPSEEVQGAWAKIGEPITQLCWRLVEQTANLQRTRDLLLPRLLSGQIPLSC from the coding sequence GTGACCGCAGCAGCATGGAAAAATAGAAAACTTGGTGATTTATTAAAAATCAAGCATGGGTATGCATTTAAAGGAGAGTTCTTCTCCGACGAAGGGAACTTTGTTCTTTTAACGCCAGGAAACTTTCGTGAAGAAGGTGGCTTAAAACTTAAGGGCGAGAAGGAGAAATATTATGCGGGTGAGATACCTGAGGATTTTGTGTTGCGCAAAGGTGATTTGCTGGTAGCAATGACTGATCTTACTCAGAACGCTCCAATACTTGGGAGTCCCGCTTTTGTTCCTGAGAGTGGCCGGTTTTTACACAACCAGCGCCTCGGAAAGGTGACAAATATTCGTCATGACGAGGTTGTCCCAGAATTCCTCTTCTACCTTTTAAATACGACAGCGGTCCGTGGTCAGATTAAAGGCAGTGCATCAGGCGCAACTGTCCGCCACACATCGCCAGCGCGAATGTATGATGTGTCAGTCAACATTCCTCCGCTTCCCGTCCAGCGCCGAATCGCAGGCATTCTGTCTGCCTATGACGACCTGATCGAGAACAACCAACGGCGCATCAAGATTCTGGAAGAGATGGCCCGATCCCTCTACCGCGAGTGGTTCGTCCACTTCCGCTTCCCCGGCCACGACAAAATCAAAATGGTTTCTTCCCGCCTCGGACCGATTCCACAAGGCTGGAAGATTGTGCGCGTTGATGATGTCTGCGAGTTGGTGACTGATGGTTCACACTCAAGCCCAAAGTCCATCAAACAAGGCTTGCCTATGGCATCCTCGAAAGATATGCACGAGTGGGGTCTCAACCTGGAAGGATGTCGTTATATCAGCAGGCAAGACTTTGATCAGCTTGTGAGGAATGGGTGCAAACCCAAGAAGAATGACGTTCTCATTACAAAAGATGGCGCCAACTATTTGAAGCATATCTTCGTCGTCCGTGAAGAGCAGGAATTGGTACTTCTTTCCTCGATCGCGATTCTCCGTCCCAATGAGATGATTAATCCTCACTTGCTGACCGCCATTTTGAGCGCACAGGAGAATAAGGACCGATTGAAGAATTATGTGACCGGCGCAGCTATTCCCAGGATCATTCTGAGCGATTTCAAACGATTCACAATCGTGCTCCCAAGCGAAGAAGTTCAAGGTGCTTGGGCCAAGATTGGCGAACCGATAACCCAACTCTGCTGGAGACTTGTCGAACAGACTGCAAACCTCCAGCGCACCCGCGACCTGCTGCTCCCTCGGCTGCTGTCGGGGCAAATCCCGCTCTCCTGTTGA
- a CDS encoding NADH:flavin oxidoreductase/NADH oxidase, with amino-acid sequence MATPKLFEPIQVGGLTLSNRIVIAPMCQYSAVDGQMTDWHLIHLGHLALSGAAALTIEASAVEPEGRITYADTGLWNDATEAAMARTIESIRRWSDIPLIIQLAHAGRKASTDVPWEGGEQFPPSHNHGWQTVAPSPTPFASGEHPPRALDHTALKHIRESFAASARRAARLGLDGVQIHVAHGYLLHEFLSPLSNRRDDEYGGRLEHRMRFPLEVFDAVRAAFRSDRPVTVRVSGTDWVEGGWDIEETMVFAKALEARGCAAIHISSGGLDPRQQIPVGPGYQVPLARAVKQAVSMPVIAVGLITDYDQAESIVSRGDADMIALARAILYDPRWPWHAAAHLGGQVQAPKQYWRSQPSRYRNLFLKENGKGDSK; translated from the coding sequence ATGGCTACTCCAAAACTGTTCGAACCAATCCAAGTCGGCGGGCTCACGCTGAGCAACCGGATCGTCATTGCGCCGATGTGCCAGTATTCGGCGGTCGATGGGCAAATGACCGACTGGCACCTCATTCACCTAGGCCACCTCGCCCTCTCCGGGGCGGCGGCGCTGACGATCGAAGCCTCCGCCGTTGAGCCGGAAGGCCGCATCACCTATGCGGATACAGGGCTCTGGAACGATGCCACTGAAGCTGCCATGGCACGCACGATCGAGAGCATCCGCCGTTGGTCGGACATCCCCCTCATCATCCAGCTGGCCCATGCAGGCCGAAAGGCGTCGACCGACGTACCCTGGGAAGGAGGGGAACAATTTCCTCCCAGCCACAATCACGGGTGGCAGACTGTCGCCCCGTCGCCAACCCCGTTTGCAAGCGGCGAGCATCCGCCGAGAGCATTGGATCACACTGCTCTGAAACACATCCGCGAATCGTTCGCCGCTTCGGCCCGGCGCGCGGCGCGGCTTGGCCTCGACGGCGTGCAGATTCATGTCGCCCATGGATATTTACTCCATGAATTTCTCTCACCGCTTTCGAACCGCCGGGACGACGAGTACGGAGGGCGACTCGAACATCGCATGCGGTTTCCGCTCGAAGTGTTTGATGCCGTGCGTGCCGCATTCCGGTCTGATCGGCCTGTAACGGTTCGTGTGTCCGGCACAGACTGGGTTGAAGGCGGCTGGGACATCGAGGAGACCATGGTGTTCGCCAAGGCTCTGGAGGCACGTGGGTGCGCGGCGATTCATATCAGTAGCGGCGGGCTCGATCCGCGCCAGCAGATTCCTGTGGGCCCCGGCTACCAGGTGCCGCTCGCCCGTGCGGTCAAGCAGGCGGTGTCTATGCCGGTGATCGCCGTGGGACTCATCACCGACTACGACCAAGCCGAATCGATCGTGAGCAGAGGCGATGCGGACATGATCGCGCTTGCGCGAGCCATCCTCTACGATCCGCGCTGGCCTTGGCATGCGGCAGCTCACTTGGGAGGCCAAGTGCAGGCGCCGAAACAGTATTGGCGCAGTCAGCCGAGCCGCTATCGGAATTTATTCCTCAAAGAAAACGGCAAAGGAGATAGCAAATGA
- a CDS encoding SAM-dependent DNA methyltransferase, with amino-acid sequence MQWIAPSEKDTATDALEKRLWDAADQLRANSGLTAAQYSTPVLGLIFLRFADVRFAKIRAGLEKMASSSRRGSRVDEPSAYHAEGVLYLTPNARFERLLHLPEGSNAGKAINEAMRDIEKHNPQLAGVLPKTYEVFAGTLLKELLKRVSEIPATMDYDAFGRIYEYFLGEFARTEGQKGGEFYTPSGIVRLLVEVLEPYHGRILDPACGSGGMFVQSARFVAEHKKNPSSELAIHGQEKVAATVALCRMNLAMHGLEGDIKEAITYYDDLHNSTGKFDFVLANPPFNVNAVDKERLEAEVGKGRRYPFGLPRTDNANYLWIQLFYSTLNQTGRAGFVMANSASDARSSEQEIRKQLIEARAVDVMVAVGPNMFYTVTLPCTLWFLDRGKQKTPRADKVLFLDARHIYRQVDRAHRDWTESQIGFLANAVRLYRGEEPDFTLGGPGAEAKLKEVFGKKLKFTDVPGLCKAATIKEIETQCWSLNPGRYVGVAPGEEVSDEDFKEQLEALNEELETLNAQARELEQTIARNVAEILET; translated from the coding sequence ATGCAATGGATTGCCCCATCGGAAAAAGACACGGCGACGGACGCGCTGGAAAAACGTCTGTGGGATGCGGCCGATCAGTTGCGGGCCAATAGCGGCCTGACCGCGGCCCAATATTCCACCCCGGTCTTAGGCCTAATATTCCTCCGCTTCGCCGATGTACGCTTTGCCAAGATCAGGGCCGGCCTGGAGAAGATGGCGTCTTCGTCACGGCGCGGCTCACGCGTGGACGAACCATCCGCCTATCATGCCGAAGGGGTGCTCTATCTGACGCCGAACGCCCGATTCGAAAGGCTTCTCCATCTGCCGGAAGGCAGCAATGCCGGCAAGGCGATCAATGAAGCCATGCGCGACATTGAAAAGCATAATCCTCAGCTTGCCGGAGTGCTTCCTAAGACCTATGAAGTCTTTGCCGGCACGTTGTTGAAGGAACTGCTCAAGCGCGTGTCCGAAATCCCGGCGACCATGGACTACGATGCCTTCGGGCGCATCTACGAATACTTCCTCGGCGAGTTTGCCCGAACGGAAGGACAGAAGGGCGGCGAGTTCTACACGCCTTCGGGCATCGTGCGCCTGCTGGTGGAAGTGTTGGAGCCCTACCATGGCCGCATCCTGGACCCCGCCTGCGGCTCCGGCGGCATGTTCGTCCAAAGCGCCCGCTTCGTCGCCGAGCATAAGAAGAACCCGTCGTCAGAACTAGCTATTCATGGACAGGAAAAGGTCGCAGCCACAGTCGCCCTCTGCCGCATGAACCTGGCCATGCACGGCCTCGAAGGGGATATCAAAGAAGCCATCACCTACTACGACGACCTGCACAACAGTACCGGAAAATTCGACTTCGTCCTCGCCAATCCGCCGTTCAACGTGAACGCCGTCGATAAGGAGCGGCTGGAAGCCGAGGTGGGCAAAGGCCGCCGGTATCCCTTCGGCCTGCCTCGCACCGACAACGCGAACTACCTCTGGATTCAACTCTTTTATTCGACGTTGAACCAGACCGGGCGAGCCGGCTTCGTCATGGCGAACAGCGCCTCCGATGCTCGCTCTTCCGAGCAGGAGATCCGCAAGCAGCTCATCGAAGCCCGTGCGGTGGATGTGATGGTCGCCGTGGGGCCGAACATGTTCTACACCGTCACGCTGCCTTGTACCTTGTGGTTTTTGGATCGAGGGAAGCAGAAGACGCCGAGAGCCGACAAAGTCCTCTTTCTCGATGCGCGACACATTTACCGCCAGGTGGATCGGGCACACCGTGACTGGACCGAAAGCCAGATCGGATTCTTGGCCAACGCTGTCCGGCTCTACCGGGGCGAGGAGCCGGACTTCACCCTCGGAGGGCCCGGGGCCGAAGCCAAGCTCAAAGAAGTATTCGGCAAGAAGCTGAAGTTCACCGACGTGCCGGGCTTGTGCAAAGCCGCCACGATCAAAGAAATCGAAACGCAGTGCTGGAGCCTCAACCCTGGCCGTTATGTCGGTGTGGCACCCGGCGAAGAAGTCAGTGACGAGGATTTCAAGGAACAGCTTGAAGCGCTGAATGAAGAACTGGAAACGCTGAATGCCCAGGCCCGTGAGCTGGAGCAGACTATCGCTCGGAATGTTGCGGAGATTCTCGAAACGTGA
- a CDS encoding type I restriction endonuclease subunit R: MAQAYSEDQLVEQPAMHLLATLGWQVLSAAEEIFGLGGTFGRETKGETVLLPRLRTSLERLNPSLPPEALSQAIDQLTRDRSAMSLVAANREVYGLLKDGIEVTVADATSGGQEPERVRIIDWDNPLANDFLLVSQLSVTGSLYTRRPDLVGFVNGLPFVVIELKKPGVPAQQAFDDNLTCYKADIPQLFWFNSLMIASNGTESHIGSLTADWERFFEWKRIEREDEPRRVSLEVMLRGTCEPSRLLDLLENFTLFSEHKAGLVKVLGQNHQYLGVNNAIAATLTARKQGHGRAGVFWQTQGSGKSLAMVFFAQKILRKIPGNWTFVVVTDRVELDDQIAKTFKACGAVSETESDQCHAQSGAQLRQLLGENHRYVFTLIHKFQTPELLCDRSDVIVLTDEAHRSQYDTLALNMRAALPNALFLAFTGTPLIAGEERTREVFGDYVSVYDFQQSVEDGATVPLFYENRTPELRLENPHLNDDIYNLIEAAGLDDEQEKRLERELGRQYQLLTRDDRLETIAKDIVRHFLGRGFQGKAMVISIDKATALRMHDKVRAHWNEEATRVEQEMAGLRTYGARPADPDRIRELKARLEVIRTTDMAVIVSSAQNEIAEMKKLGLDIAPHRKRMNDGGLDEKFKEAKDPLRLVFVCAMWLTGFDAPSCSTIYLDKPMRNHTLMQTIARANRVFPGKHSGLIVDYANVFESLEKALALYAKGKGGERPIRDKQRLVDGLRQAIHDVTALCQVHGVSLKEIEGLGAGTLERLTRIAEAVETLISPDPLRKDFLAHERYVCTLFQAVKPDPSLLECASRVSCLATIAASLRERTGEGPADISAVMADLNKILDASVAADGFHIPQGKSGNGVIDLTKIDFEALAQRFGKSKTKQIDLEQLKAAIRAQLDKLIRLNRTRADYLTKFEELIDAYNAGSRNIDELFRELLALSRSLNKEQERHVRENLSEEELVIFDILTRPAPELRAAERAELKKVARDLLSKLKQLLVLDWRHTVAARSKVKLAIEDVLDQGLPRAYTPDIYKQKCSAVFEHVYETYGDRGPSPYVSQPGL; this comes from the coding sequence ATGGCTCAAGCCTACTCAGAAGATCAGCTTGTCGAACAGCCGGCCATGCATCTTCTCGCAACCTTGGGCTGGCAGGTTCTCTCCGCTGCCGAGGAGATCTTTGGCCTGGGCGGTACGTTCGGTCGAGAAACCAAGGGGGAAACGGTTCTTCTCCCTCGTCTCCGTACCTCGCTCGAACGCCTCAATCCCTCTCTCCCGCCAGAAGCACTCTCCCAAGCCATCGACCAATTGACCCGTGACCGATCGGCCATGAGCCTGGTAGCGGCGAATCGGGAGGTGTACGGGCTGCTCAAAGACGGCATCGAAGTGACTGTTGCGGATGCCACGAGCGGCGGCCAGGAGCCGGAACGGGTTCGCATCATCGATTGGGACAATCCTCTCGCCAATGATTTTCTGCTCGTCAGTCAACTCAGCGTGACCGGCTCCCTTTATACGAGGCGGCCTGACCTTGTCGGATTCGTGAATGGACTGCCTTTCGTCGTGATCGAGCTGAAGAAACCCGGCGTGCCTGCGCAACAGGCCTTCGATGACAATCTCACCTGTTACAAGGCCGACATCCCCCAACTCTTCTGGTTCAACAGCCTGATGATCGCCAGCAATGGAACGGAAAGCCATATCGGCTCGCTCACAGCCGACTGGGAGCGCTTCTTCGAGTGGAAGCGGATCGAACGTGAAGACGAACCCCGCCGGGTGTCGCTGGAAGTGATGTTGCGCGGCACCTGTGAACCATCACGCCTCCTGGATCTGCTCGAAAACTTCACGCTGTTCTCCGAGCACAAGGCGGGATTGGTCAAAGTGCTCGGCCAAAATCACCAGTACCTCGGCGTGAACAATGCCATCGCCGCCACATTGACCGCCAGAAAGCAGGGCCACGGACGAGCGGGCGTCTTCTGGCAGACGCAGGGCTCGGGCAAAAGCCTCGCGATGGTGTTCTTCGCCCAGAAAATCCTCCGCAAGATTCCCGGGAATTGGACCTTCGTTGTGGTGACGGATCGTGTTGAGCTGGACGATCAGATTGCCAAGACGTTCAAGGCCTGTGGCGCGGTCAGCGAGACGGAAAGCGACCAGTGCCACGCCCAAAGCGGGGCGCAGTTGCGGCAGTTGCTTGGCGAAAACCATCGTTATGTCTTCACGCTCATCCACAAATTCCAAACTCCTGAGCTGCTGTGCGACCGGTCCGATGTGATCGTGCTGACGGATGAAGCCCACCGCAGCCAGTACGACACTCTGGCCCTCAATATGCGTGCCGCCTTGCCCAACGCCCTTTTCCTCGCCTTCACCGGCACGCCTTTGATTGCAGGGGAAGAGCGGACGCGCGAGGTATTTGGCGACTACGTCTCTGTCTATGACTTCCAGCAGTCCGTTGAAGATGGCGCGACGGTACCGCTCTTCTATGAGAACCGGACGCCGGAGCTCCGGTTGGAGAATCCGCACCTCAACGACGACATCTATAACCTGATTGAGGCAGCCGGACTCGACGACGAGCAGGAGAAGCGGCTGGAGCGGGAACTCGGCCGGCAGTATCAACTCCTGACGCGCGACGACCGGTTGGAGACGATCGCCAAGGATATCGTCCGGCACTTCCTCGGACGAGGCTTTCAAGGCAAGGCGATGGTGATCTCCATCGACAAGGCGACAGCCTTGCGGATGCATGACAAGGTCCGGGCGCACTGGAACGAGGAAGCGACGCGCGTCGAACAGGAGATGGCCGGGCTCAGGACGTATGGGGCCAGGCCTGCCGATCCCGATCGCATCCGGGAACTCAAGGCACGCCTCGAGGTGATCCGTACGACCGACATGGCGGTCATCGTCTCCTCCGCCCAGAACGAGATTGCTGAGATGAAGAAACTGGGGCTGGACATCGCGCCGCACCGGAAGCGCATGAACGACGGCGGCCTGGACGAAAAGTTTAAGGAGGCGAAAGACCCGCTGCGCCTGGTCTTTGTCTGCGCCATGTGGCTGACCGGTTTCGATGCGCCCAGTTGCTCGACGATTTATCTGGATAAGCCGATGCGGAACCACACCCTGATGCAGACCATTGCCAGGGCCAACCGCGTATTCCCCGGCAAGCACAGCGGCTTGATTGTCGACTATGCCAATGTCTTCGAATCGCTGGAGAAGGCGCTTGCCCTCTATGCCAAAGGGAAAGGCGGCGAGCGCCCGATCCGTGACAAACAGAGGCTGGTTGATGGACTGCGCCAGGCGATTCACGACGTCACGGCCTTGTGCCAAGTGCATGGCGTCAGCCTGAAGGAAATTGAAGGACTGGGCGCCGGAACCTTGGAGCGGCTCACCAGGATTGCGGAAGCGGTCGAAACGCTGATCTCACCTGATCCACTCAGAAAGGACTTTTTGGCCCACGAACGCTATGTGTGCACGCTCTTTCAGGCGGTGAAGCCAGACCCCTCCCTGCTGGAATGCGCCTCTCGCGTGAGCTGCCTGGCCACCATCGCCGCGAGCCTGCGTGAAAGGACGGGGGAGGGGCCGGCGGATATTTCAGCCGTGATGGCCGACCTGAATAAGATTCTGGATGCGTCCGTGGCTGCCGACGGCTTTCACATTCCCCAAGGAAAGTCTGGTAATGGCGTGATCGACCTGACAAAGATCGACTTTGAGGCCCTCGCACAACGGTTTGGGAAGTCGAAAACCAAACAGATCGACCTGGAGCAACTGAAGGCGGCCATCCGCGCTCAACTCGATAAGCTGATTCGTCTGAATCGCACGAGGGCCGACTATCTGACTAAGTTTGAAGAATTGATCGACGCCTACAATGCGGGGAGCCGTAACATCGACGAGCTGTTCAGAGAGCTCCTGGCGCTCAGCCGCAGTTTGAATAAAGAGCAGGAACGCCACGTCCGGGAGAATCTTTCCGAAGAAGAATTGGTGATCTTTGACATTCTGACACGCCCTGCCCCGGAATTACGGGCCGCAGAACGGGCGGAATTGAAGAAAGTCGCCAGGGATTTGCTGTCCAAACTGAAACAGTTGCTGGTCCTGGATTGGCGGCACACCGTCGCGGCTCGGTCAAAAGTGAAGCTGGCTATCGAAGATGTGCTCGACCAGGGCCTTCCTCGTGCCTATACGCCGGATATTTACAAACAGAAATGTAGCGCCGTATTCGAGCATGTCTATGAGACATACGGGGATCGGGGACCAAGTCCCTATGTTTCCCAGCCCGGCCTCTAG
- a CDS encoding HipA domain-containing protein → MPALESYPIISLRKEDVLAPEEMGSKRKGWVQVGTDSEPWLFKYARLSNGEITGEHWAEKVAAELAGLLEIPHARVELARLDGAVGCISRRFPELSRPGTELIHGNDLLAGAVLGYDRAGRRAQPDHTIENIANAIAVVIPDREERDRAFSQLAGYVTLDALILNTDRHHENWALIRMPSNDGTHLHRVAPTFDHASSLGRNEPVEKIGQWLKEAYRFEWYAARGRGAIFIKATDEHGANPLRLFEVAARAWPRYFQPWSQMVQNVGLDRMLSVVDRVPDQAIDPRQRTFAKGLLSVTFGQVVGTFL, encoded by the coding sequence ATGCCGGCCCTTGAATCCTATCCCATCATTTCTCTTCGTAAAGAAGACGTGCTCGCTCCCGAAGAGATGGGCAGCAAGCGGAAGGGGTGGGTGCAGGTGGGTACGGATTCGGAGCCGTGGCTCTTCAAGTACGCGCGCCTGAGCAATGGCGAGATCACCGGGGAGCACTGGGCGGAAAAGGTCGCAGCTGAATTGGCTGGGCTCCTCGAGATCCCGCATGCACGTGTCGAACTCGCCAGACTCGATGGCGCAGTTGGCTGTATCAGCCGACGGTTTCCTGAGCTGTCCCGACCTGGCACCGAGTTAATTCACGGTAACGACCTCCTAGCCGGGGCTGTCTTGGGATATGATCGGGCAGGACGACGGGCCCAGCCAGACCATACGATTGAGAATATCGCGAACGCAATTGCCGTAGTAATTCCTGATCGAGAGGAACGGGATAGGGCATTCAGCCAGTTGGCCGGGTACGTGACGTTGGATGCCTTGATTCTGAACACCGACCGGCACCATGAAAACTGGGCGCTAATTCGTATGCCTTCGAATGATGGAACACATCTTCACCGAGTGGCTCCCACGTTTGATCATGCCTCTTCCCTCGGGCGCAATGAGCCGGTGGAGAAGATCGGCCAATGGCTGAAAGAAGCGTATCGCTTCGAATGGTATGCCGCTCGGGGGCGCGGAGCGATCTTCATCAAGGCCACGGATGAACATGGAGCGAACCCGTTGAGGCTGTTCGAGGTGGCCGCCCGCGCCTGGCCTCGGTACTTTCAACCATGGAGCCAAATGGTGCAGAATGTCGGCTTGGACCGCATGCTGTCCGTCGTCGATCGTGTGCCGGATCAGGCCATCGATCCACGGCAACGGACATTTGCAAAAGGGCTTCTCAGTGTCACCTTTGGGCAAGTAGTGGGTACATTCTTATGA